The following are encoded together in the Desulfococcus multivorans genome:
- a CDS encoding imidazole glycerol phosphate synthase HisHF: MITLLDYGAGNVRSVINAVESLGETIRIASSGEDILAAERLIFPGVGAFGNMMRILNEKGFAAPLKAYLAADRPFLGICLGLQALFDGSAEAPGVTGLGFLPGTVKRFETDLSVPHIGWNGLNARKPSRILNGLSGREKVYFVHSYHVATDDASAVLTTTDYGNPFVSAVQKGNVIATQFHPEKSGETGLRILENFIRPDVAPYLPIGMSGTTRLAKRIIACLDVRSNDQGELVVTKGDQYDVREDGEVRNLGNPAALAGRYYRDGADEITFLNITGFRDFPLEDMPMIEVLKQTSRHVFVPLTIGGGIRDYTDKNGRRYTALEVAAEYFRSGADKVSIGSDAVYIVEEYLRTGRRTGESTIEAIARVYGNQAVVISVDPRRVYVASPGDTPHPVIETDFSGPNGEGYCWYQCTVKGGREGRDVDAVTLARVCETLGAGEILLNCIDRDGTNAGFDIELINAVKGAVTIPVIASSGAGCVAHFHEVFTRTQVESALAAGIFHREEVPIGELKRYLSGKVEIRL, from the coding sequence ATGATTACTTTACTGGATTACGGCGCGGGTAATGTGCGAAGCGTAATCAACGCCGTCGAGAGCCTGGGCGAGACGATCCGGATCGCCTCCAGCGGGGAGGATATCCTGGCTGCGGAGCGGCTTATTTTTCCAGGTGTAGGGGCGTTCGGCAACATGATGCGCATCCTGAACGAAAAGGGATTTGCGGCGCCGTTGAAGGCCTATCTTGCGGCGGATCGCCCCTTTCTGGGTATCTGTCTGGGGCTTCAGGCGCTCTTCGACGGGAGCGCGGAGGCGCCCGGCGTGACGGGACTGGGGTTTCTGCCGGGAACCGTGAAACGGTTCGAAACCGATCTGTCGGTACCCCACATCGGGTGGAACGGCCTCAACGCCAGGAAGCCTTCCCGGATCTTGAACGGGCTTTCGGGCCGTGAAAAGGTCTACTTCGTTCACTCCTACCATGTGGCGACGGACGATGCCTCCGCCGTCCTGACGACCACCGATTATGGGAATCCCTTCGTCAGCGCCGTCCAGAAGGGGAACGTCATCGCCACCCAGTTCCATCCGGAAAAGAGCGGAGAGACCGGCCTTCGGATCCTCGAGAACTTTATCCGTCCCGACGTCGCCCCGTATCTGCCTATCGGGATGTCCGGGACGACCCGCCTGGCCAAGCGGATCATCGCCTGCCTGGACGTCCGGTCCAACGACCAGGGCGAACTGGTGGTCACCAAGGGCGATCAGTACGATGTCCGGGAGGACGGAGAGGTGAGGAACCTGGGCAATCCGGCGGCGTTGGCCGGCCGCTACTACCGGGATGGCGCCGATGAGATCACCTTTCTCAACATCACCGGTTTCAGGGATTTTCCTCTGGAAGACATGCCCATGATCGAAGTGCTCAAGCAGACCTCCCGTCATGTCTTCGTTCCCCTGACCATCGGCGGCGGCATCCGGGACTATACTGACAAGAACGGCAGACGCTACACGGCCCTGGAGGTGGCGGCCGAGTATTTTCGATCCGGCGCCGACAAGGTTTCCATCGGCAGCGACGCGGTCTATATCGTCGAGGAATACCTGAGAACCGGACGGCGGACCGGGGAAAGCACCATCGAAGCCATCGCCCGGGTTTACGGCAACCAGGCGGTGGTCATCTCCGTGGATCCCCGCCGTGTTTACGTTGCTTCTCCCGGCGACACCCCGCACCCCGTTATCGAGACCGATTTTTCAGGACCGAATGGCGAAGGTTACTGCTGGTACCAGTGTACCGTCAAAGGCGGGCGGGAGGGGCGAGACGTGGATGCCGTGACCCTGGCCCGGGTCTGTGAAACCCTGGGGGCGGGGGAGATCCTCCTCAACTGTATCGACCGGGACGGCACCAACGCGGGTTTCGACATCGAGCTGATCAATGCGGTCAAGGGTGCTGTGACCATTCCCGTCATCGCCTCGAGCGGGGCTGGATGTGTTGCGCATTTCCACGAGGTGTTCACCCGGACGCAGGTGGAGTCGGCGCTTGCCGCGGGTATCTTTCACCGGGAGGAAGTCCCCATCGGCGAGCTCAAACGCTACCTGAGCGGCAAGGTCGAGATTCGGCTGTAG
- a CDS encoding DEAD/DEAH box helicase translates to MNFSELGLNAALLEAVADMGFTMPTAIQQRAIPALLSGEKDFVGLAETGTGKTGAFGLPLIQRIHPADTRPQGIVICPTRELCLQITEDLKHYARHLREIRIIAVYGGAAVSNQIRLLRKGPQIIVATPGRLMDLLDRKALSLSHVSCAVLDEADEMLNMGFKEDIDRILKQMPGDRNIWLFSATMADGVAAIARTYLTNPTEVRVGGRKQSPKGLRHTCYVIHERHRYEGLKRIIDFNPDIFALVFCRTRMETQAVADALIQDGHPADTLHGDLSQTQRDGVMRKFRQGAVRILVATDVAARGLDVEEISHIIHYRLPDEMEIYTHRSGRTARAGKAGESIALVNTREIRRIRELEARRNIRFTFSKMPDGRAICEKRLLGLIGKIVRTEVDKTDIDAHLPAILTALAPFDKEELIKRFLFAEFDRFNAYYRTAEDIHVNVKGLGAGKTAGSKTPAPKNRTTLRKTRRFFINIGRLDKINAKAVARLIASKTGIGINMIGAVDLKREFSFFEVERSAAKKIRDAFENVVLDGRRIQVRDAVREPKAS, encoded by the coding sequence ATGAATTTTAGCGAATTAGGGCTGAATGCGGCACTTCTCGAAGCCGTCGCCGATATGGGGTTTACAATGCCTACGGCGATACAACAACGCGCGATACCCGCACTCCTGTCAGGAGAAAAGGACTTTGTGGGGCTGGCTGAAACGGGTACCGGTAAAACCGGTGCCTTCGGACTGCCGCTGATTCAACGAATCCATCCCGCCGATACCCGACCCCAAGGCATTGTGATCTGTCCGACAAGAGAACTGTGTCTGCAGATTACGGAAGATCTGAAACATTATGCACGGCATCTGAGGGAAATCCGTATCATCGCCGTTTACGGCGGAGCCGCCGTCTCCAACCAGATTCGGCTGCTCAGAAAAGGCCCCCAGATCATCGTAGCGACACCGGGGCGACTCATGGATCTCCTCGACCGCAAAGCCTTGTCCCTGTCCCACGTCTCCTGCGCGGTTCTCGATGAAGCCGATGAAATGCTCAACATGGGCTTCAAAGAGGATATCGACCGTATCCTCAAGCAGATGCCCGGGGATCGAAATATCTGGCTCTTTTCCGCTACCATGGCAGACGGCGTCGCCGCCATCGCACGAACATACCTGACCAATCCGACGGAGGTGCGGGTCGGCGGCCGGAAACAGAGCCCGAAGGGCCTTCGCCATACCTGTTATGTCATCCATGAACGGCACCGGTATGAGGGCCTCAAGCGAATCATCGACTTCAACCCGGACATCTTCGCCCTCGTCTTCTGTCGGACCCGAATGGAGACCCAGGCCGTAGCCGATGCACTCATACAGGACGGACATCCGGCCGACACGCTTCACGGCGATTTGTCCCAAACCCAGCGCGACGGCGTCATGAGAAAATTTCGGCAGGGTGCGGTTCGGATTCTTGTTGCAACGGATGTGGCGGCCCGGGGGCTGGACGTGGAGGAGATCAGCCATATCATTCACTACCGCCTGCCGGATGAGATGGAAATCTACACCCATCGCAGTGGGAGAACCGCCCGTGCGGGAAAGGCCGGGGAATCCATCGCTCTTGTCAACACCAGGGAAATACGCAGAATTCGCGAGCTGGAGGCCCGGCGGAATATCCGGTTCACCTTTTCGAAAATGCCGGACGGCCGGGCGATCTGCGAAAAACGGCTGTTGGGGCTGATTGGAAAAATCGTCCGAACGGAGGTGGACAAAACGGACATCGATGCCCATCTGCCCGCCATATTGACCGCACTGGCACCCTTTGACAAGGAAGAGTTGATCAAGCGATTCCTGTTCGCGGAGTTCGACCGGTTCAACGCCTACTACCGGACGGCAGAGGATATCCATGTGAACGTCAAGGGTTTGGGTGCCGGAAAGACCGCCGGATCAAAAACCCCTGCTCCGAAAAACCGAACGACGCTCAGAAAAACGCGACGGTTCTTCATCAATATCGGCCGTCTGGACAAGATCAACGCAAAGGCCGTCGCGCGTCTCATCGCTTCGAAAACCGGGATCGGCATAAATATGATCGGCGCCGTCGATCTGAAACGCGAATTTTCGTTCTTTGAAGTGGAGCGGAGCGCTGCGAAAAAAATCCGGGATGCCTTTGAAAACGTCGTTCTGGACGGTCGCAGGATCCAGGTTCGGGATGCCGTAAGGGAGCCAAAGGCTTCCTGA
- a CDS encoding 4Fe-4S dicluster-binding protein: MSDAFTRLARHLDSLPAGFPATESGVEIRILKRLFSEEEAEIAAQLIMMPEPVEGIARRTGRDETRLADMLERMSRKGLIFRSTRNGRKYYMAAQFVVGIWEYHLNDLDENLIRDVNEYLPVLMEKQWVKQETKQLRVVPIAGSISAGISVMPYEAAEEIIARQSRIVVSPCICRREHEMLGKGCGKPMEVCLSFGSAAAFYEENGLGRAISIEEALAVLKTGLAAGLVLQPGNAQKPANICMCCGCCCQVLKNLKTLDSPAKAVHTNYFAVVASDKCVACESCVSACQMDAITVNDTATVNRNRCIGCGLCVPACPEAAVSLLQKDAAERYVPPRNVFETYMNMARQRGKI, from the coding sequence ATGAGCGACGCGTTCACCCGATTGGCCCGGCATTTGGACAGCCTTCCGGCAGGTTTTCCGGCGACGGAATCCGGGGTTGAAATTCGAATTCTGAAACGACTGTTTTCGGAGGAGGAGGCGGAGATTGCCGCCCAGCTGATCATGATGCCGGAGCCGGTGGAAGGTATTGCGCGGCGAACCGGCAGGGATGAGACCCGGCTGGCCGACATGCTCGAGCGCATGTCCAGGAAAGGGTTGATTTTCCGGTCAACCAGGAACGGACGGAAATACTACATGGCCGCCCAGTTCGTGGTCGGCATCTGGGAGTATCACCTCAACGATCTCGATGAGAACCTGATCCGGGATGTCAACGAATACCTTCCGGTCCTCATGGAAAAACAATGGGTGAAGCAGGAGACGAAGCAGCTCAGGGTGGTTCCCATTGCCGGGAGCATCTCGGCCGGAATCTCCGTGATGCCCTATGAGGCGGCCGAAGAGATCATCGCACGCCAGTCCAGGATTGTGGTTTCGCCCTGCATCTGTCGGCGGGAGCACGAAATGCTGGGTAAAGGGTGCGGCAAGCCTATGGAGGTCTGTCTCTCGTTCGGATCGGCGGCTGCTTTCTACGAGGAAAACGGTTTGGGGCGGGCCATTTCCATAGAGGAGGCTTTGGCGGTTCTCAAGACCGGCTTGGCGGCCGGGTTGGTGCTGCAGCCGGGGAATGCCCAGAAGCCGGCCAACATCTGCATGTGTTGCGGATGTTGCTGCCAGGTGCTGAAAAACCTGAAAACCCTGGATAGTCCCGCCAAAGCGGTTCACACCAATTATTTTGCCGTGGTGGCGTCCGATAAGTGCGTTGCCTGCGAATCCTGCGTATCGGCATGCCAGATGGATGCGATCACGGTGAACGATACGGCGACGGTCAACCGCAACCGATGCATCGGATGCGGACTCTGTGTGCCGGCGTGTCCCGAGGCGGCCGTCTCGCTCTTGCAGAAGGACGCCGCGGAGCGGTATGTTCCCCCGCGGAATGTTTTCGAGACCTATATGAACATGGCGCGCCAGCGGGGCAAGATCTAA
- a CDS encoding AsmA family protein, with amino-acid sequence MNWRKITATAAVILVLLGICLWIAVNRFDVNHFKPEIEEIVYNATGRRLALTGDIDLKIGFHPWLVARQVRLENAEWGSRPDLAVIERLEIEVSLIPLLRRKIEVSRLLLVDPDILLETDGDGVLNLGPVQADKVAGDKSVSGSLPFPSLHKIDIQNGRIAYRDGRTSTSHTMAVTVLTASRTHEGDRMKIMLTGAYNDHPLEIIGFVGGLRRLLDADLDWPVDLTAKTQGWNIGVQGTVRDVMGLTEGDLAITVSGEPGVVPGMGAIAVDADVNIADIRTYRFSDLNAVFGESDLHLSGTLTLSDKRPRLTATISSNKLDLRPITFIAGIGTSPSAPKQPSSGERIFSTVPLPFYTLKQLDADVEFHLAALLTKEAAFTNLGGNIRLENGRLGMKPLSATVGGSTLTAALEINTAAGTPTMSGTLQVKRLNLGKMFEALDIQNAVTGMGNLEVNLRGRGTSIAEVMGSLNGKIVFALQKGFISRQYLQLISLDFTAALVDKIFTLLGIPSGGRAEIQCLFGRLDITNGVVDVSPLVIKTPETAVFGTGDINLKTERLDLSISTEPTRGTDVIRFTMGQLTRIFRLTGTLARPTLGIDPVAGATLLVKALSGPAMAGTILAMEALLESEDMRENPCLRMTASPVSPSSVLKAVEPLKEKIEDAGESILNIFRNR; translated from the coding sequence ATGAACTGGCGAAAAATTACGGCGACCGCGGCGGTCATCCTGGTGCTTCTCGGCATCTGCCTGTGGATTGCCGTCAACCGCTTCGACGTCAACCACTTCAAACCCGAGATCGAGGAAATAGTGTATAATGCCACGGGCCGGCGATTGGCGCTGACCGGCGACATTGACCTGAAAATCGGATTTCACCCCTGGCTTGTTGCAAGACAGGTGCGTCTTGAAAACGCGGAATGGGGATCGCGGCCCGACCTGGCCGTCATCGAAAGGCTCGAGATCGAGGTCTCTCTGATCCCCCTGCTCAGGCGTAAGATCGAGGTCTCCCGGCTTCTGCTGGTCGACCCGGATATCCTTCTGGAAACCGATGGCGACGGGGTTCTCAACCTCGGTCCGGTCCAAGCGGATAAGGTCGCCGGCGATAAATCCGTCTCAGGATCCTTACCCTTCCCCAGCCTCCATAAAATCGATATCCAAAACGGCCGGATCGCCTATCGCGACGGCCGGACGTCGACATCTCATACCATGGCGGTGACCGTTTTGACGGCGTCGCGCACCCATGAAGGCGACCGGATGAAGATCATGCTGACAGGGGCCTACAATGATCACCCCCTCGAAATCATCGGCTTCGTGGGAGGGCTCAGGCGTCTTCTCGATGCAGACCTCGACTGGCCGGTGGATTTGACCGCCAAGACGCAGGGGTGGAACATTGGCGTTCAGGGCACGGTCAGGGATGTCATGGGATTGACGGAAGGGGACCTCGCCATAACGGTTTCGGGCGAGCCCGGCGTCGTTCCCGGCATGGGTGCGATCGCCGTTGACGCCGATGTGAACATCGCGGACATCCGGACCTACCGCTTCTCCGATCTGAATGCCGTATTTGGAGAAAGCGACCTGCATCTGTCCGGTACACTGACGCTTTCGGACAAGCGCCCCCGGCTGACAGCGACGATCTCCTCCAACAAACTCGATCTTCGTCCCATCACTTTCATTGCCGGGATCGGGACATCGCCGTCGGCCCCGAAACAGCCATCCTCGGGAGAGCGGATTTTCTCGACGGTGCCGCTTCCTTTCTATACGCTCAAGCAACTGGATGCCGACGTCGAATTCCATCTGGCCGCCCTTCTCACGAAAGAAGCCGCCTTCACGAACCTGGGCGGGAATATTCGACTCGAGAACGGACGTCTCGGAATGAAGCCGCTCTCTGCGACGGTAGGCGGATCCACACTCACTGCGGCACTGGAAATCAATACAGCAGCCGGGACACCCACCATGTCAGGCACACTTCAGGTCAAACGACTGAATCTTGGAAAGATGTTTGAGGCCCTGGATATCCAAAACGCCGTCACCGGCATGGGAAATCTGGAGGTGAATCTGAGGGGGCGGGGAACATCCATTGCCGAGGTGATGGGAAGCTTGAACGGCAAGATTGTCTTCGCCCTTCAAAAGGGCTTTATCAGCCGACAGTATCTCCAGCTCATCTCCCTCGATTTCACCGCCGCCCTCGTCGATAAGATTTTCACCCTGCTGGGCATCCCCTCGGGAGGCAGGGCGGAAATCCAGTGCCTTTTCGGCCGGCTCGACATCACCAACGGTGTCGTCGACGTATCCCCGCTGGTCATCAAGACGCCTGAAACGGCCGTTTTCGGCACCGGCGACATCAACCTCAAAACGGAACGGCTCGACCTCTCGATCAGCACGGAGCCCACCCGGGGCACCGACGTCATCCGGTTCACCATGGGGCAGTTGACCCGTATCTTCAGGCTGACCGGAACCCTGGCCCGCCCGACCCTCGGCATCGATCCCGTCGCCGGCGCGACGCTTCTGGTCAAGGCGCTGAGCGGTCCGGCCATGGCCGGAACCATTCTGGCCATGGAAGCCCTTCTGGAGAGCGAGGACATGAGGGAGAATCCCTGCCTTCGGATGACGGCTTCACCGGTAAGCCCCTCTTCGGTACTGAAGGCTGTTGAGCCCCTGAAAGAAAAGATCGAGGATGCGGGCGAATCGATTCTGAATATTTTCCGGAATCGTTAG
- the groES gene encoding co-chaperone GroES, with the protein MKVRPLNDRVLVKRVEAEQKTVGGIIIPDTAKEKPQEGEIVAVGPGRLNDDGTRTALDVKVGDRVLFSKYAGTEIRTGGEEQIFMRESDILAVFE; encoded by the coding sequence ATGAAGGTCAGACCGTTGAACGACAGGGTTTTGGTAAAAAGGGTTGAGGCCGAGCAGAAAACCGTCGGTGGGATCATCATCCCGGACACGGCCAAGGAGAAACCTCAGGAGGGAGAGATTGTGGCGGTGGGACCGGGCCGGCTGAACGATGACGGCACCCGAACGGCGCTTGATGTCAAGGTTGGGGATCGAGTGCTGTTCTCGAAGTATGCCGGAACCGAAATCAGGACGGGGGGAGAAGAGCAGATCTTCATGCGCGAGAGTGACATTCTGGCCGTGTTCGAATAA
- the groL gene encoding chaperonin GroEL (60 kDa chaperone family; promotes refolding of misfolded polypeptides especially under stressful conditions; forms two stacked rings of heptamers to form a barrel-shaped 14mer; ends can be capped by GroES; misfolded proteins enter the barrel where they are refolded when GroES binds), with protein MPAKMIAYGMNAREKMLAGVDSLADVVKVTLGPKGKNVVIERSFGSPVVTKDGVSVAREIELEGKFENMGAQMVKEVSKKTSDTAGDGTTTATVLAQAIYAEGHKLVTAGINPMALKRGLDRGVAAVVEELKALSKDVKGKNEISQVAAISANNDEEIGQLISDAMEKVGREGVITVEEAKSMATTLNMVEGMQFDRGYISPYFVTDAEKLEVHLEEPYVLIHEKKISHLQDLVNLLEAVARSGKPLLLIAEDVEGEALAALIVNKLRGTLQVAAVKAPGFGDRRKAMLQDIAVLTGGQVISEELGIKLENVTLNDLGRCKSVRIDKDNTTIVDGAGAKADLDGRIRQIKAQIEETTSDYDREKLQERLAKLAGGVAVINIGAATETEMKEKKPRVENALNATRAAVEEGIVPGGGVALIRCLGALDKLKVPGDEKHGLTLLKRALKAPLRQIVCNAGHEGSVVVNHVLEGKDDYGFDAAVGEFGNLMAAGIIDPTKVVRFALQNAASVAGLMLTTEAMITEKPKKKKGTGAASPADMEDDLY; from the coding sequence ATGCCTGCAAAAATGATCGCATATGGTATGAATGCCCGTGAAAAGATGCTTGCGGGGGTCGACAGCCTTGCCGATGTCGTGAAGGTAACCCTCGGACCGAAGGGCAAGAATGTCGTTATCGAAAGGAGTTTCGGCAGTCCTGTCGTCACCAAGGACGGCGTGAGCGTGGCCAGGGAGATCGAATTGGAGGGCAAGTTCGAAAACATGGGCGCCCAGATGGTCAAAGAGGTCTCCAAAAAGACGTCGGATACCGCGGGCGACGGCACCACGACGGCGACGGTACTTGCTCAGGCCATCTATGCCGAGGGCCATAAACTGGTAACTGCCGGCATCAATCCGATGGCCCTCAAGCGGGGACTTGACCGCGGGGTTGCCGCCGTTGTGGAGGAACTCAAGGCCCTCTCTAAGGATGTCAAGGGCAAAAACGAAATCTCCCAGGTAGCCGCTATCTCCGCCAACAACGATGAAGAGATCGGTCAGTTGATCTCGGATGCCATGGAAAAGGTGGGCAGGGAAGGCGTCATCACGGTAGAGGAGGCCAAAAGTATGGCCACCACCCTCAACATGGTCGAAGGCATGCAGTTCGACAGGGGCTACATTTCCCCCTACTTCGTGACCGATGCCGAAAAGCTGGAGGTTCATCTTGAAGAGCCTTATGTCTTGATCCACGAAAAAAAGATCTCCCATCTCCAGGATCTGGTCAATCTTCTGGAGGCGGTGGCCCGATCGGGCAAGCCCCTGCTTCTCATTGCGGAGGATGTCGAGGGGGAGGCCTTGGCGGCGTTGATCGTGAACAAGCTGCGGGGCACGCTTCAGGTGGCCGCCGTCAAGGCGCCGGGGTTTGGCGATCGCAGGAAAGCCATGCTTCAGGATATTGCCGTCCTCACCGGCGGCCAGGTCATATCCGAGGAGTTGGGCATAAAGCTGGAGAATGTGACCCTTAACGATTTAGGCCGGTGCAAATCAGTCCGGATCGACAAGGATAACACCACCATCGTCGACGGCGCAGGGGCCAAGGCGGACCTGGACGGCCGCATTCGTCAGATCAAGGCCCAGATCGAAGAGACGACGTCCGATTACGACCGGGAAAAACTTCAGGAGCGGCTGGCCAAACTCGCCGGCGGCGTTGCGGTGATCAACATCGGCGCGGCGACCGAGACCGAGATGAAGGAGAAAAAGCCGCGGGTGGAGAATGCGTTGAACGCCACGCGGGCGGCAGTGGAGGAGGGGATCGTCCCCGGCGGCGGGGTTGCGCTGATTCGTTGCCTTGGCGCCCTCGATAAGCTGAAGGTTCCCGGAGATGAGAAGCACGGCTTGACCTTGTTGAAGCGGGCCCTCAAAGCTCCCCTTCGCCAGATCGTCTGCAATGCCGGCCATGAGGGTTCGGTCGTCGTGAACCACGTGCTGGAGGGTAAGGACGATTATGGATTCGACGCGGCTGTCGGTGAGTTCGGAAACCTGATGGCCGCCGGTATCATCGATCCGACGAAAGTGGTGCGGTTCGCTCTCCAGAATGCCGCGTCCGTTGCCGGTTTGATGCTCACTACGGAAGCCATGATCACGGAAAAACCGAAAAAGAAAAAGGGGACCGGCGCGGCATCTCCGGCAGATATGGAAGACGATCTGTATTGA
- a CDS encoding Rieske (2Fe-2S) protein, with product MKLLKRILGICETPQPFDAGGWSYGEGTLTVRLARMPELRRRGGAVRLEGGGLPRRILVIHGTDGAFHAFSNRCTHMGRRLDPLPGEDRLECCSVSKSTFTYAGEPVSGAAKTPIETFSVTTEGDALRIAIG from the coding sequence ATGAAACTGTTGAAGCGTATTTTGGGCATTTGCGAAACCCCGCAGCCTTTCGATGCGGGCGGATGGTCCTATGGAGAGGGAACTCTCACGGTCCGACTGGCGCGGATGCCGGAATTGCGCCGTCGGGGAGGCGCGGTGCGCCTGGAGGGCGGGGGGCTTCCCCGAAGAATCCTGGTGATTCACGGCACCGACGGCGCGTTCCACGCCTTTTCCAATCGATGCACCCACATGGGGCGGCGGCTGGATCCTCTGCCTGGGGAAGACCGCCTCGAATGCTGCAGTGTTTCCAAATCCACATTCACTTATGCCGGCGAACCCGTTTCGGGCGCCGCTAAAACACCCATCGAGACGTTTTCCGTTACGACGGAAGGCGATGCATTACGAATCGCAATCGGTTAA